The genomic interval CGCGATCGTGCGGAGCGCCCGCGCTTGCGCGAGTATGTCGCGGAGGTCACCGGCCATGCGATCCAGCTCCGTGTCGGAAAACGACAGGCGCGCGAGCCGGGCCACGGCCCGGACCTCCTCGCGTGTCGGCATTACAGCTCCTTCTGCAGGTTCGCGTAACGTAGCACGACCTTCTTGCGGCCGATGGTATCGAAGTCGATCGTCGCCTTCAGCTCCTGACCCAGACCGCTCAGATCGCGAATGACCCCCCGGCCGAACTGCGGATGCCGCACGCGCTCGCCTTTCACGAACCGCGGTGCCTCCTGTGCGTCCGAGTAGTCGATGTAAACACCATCGTCGCTGCCCTCGAAGCGCGGCGATCGGCCGGTCGACCGCGGCCGGTCCCGGTAGCCGAGCGATCCGACACCCGCGACGGGGTCGCGCCGCGACCAGCGCGTCTCGCCCGCGTGGCGCGCGCGCTCGAGCGCCGGCGTCGTCAACTCGTCGGTAAGCGACGACGGCAGCGGATCCAGAAAGCTGGACGGCCGCCCCGGCATCACCTCGCCCGCGCGCCGGCGTGTACGTGCATGCGAGATGAACACCTTCCGCTCCGCGCGCGTGATCGCGACGTAGAACAGCCGGCGCTCCTCCTCCAGCGTGTCCGGCTCATCGAATGCGCGCGCGAGCGGGAACAGACCGTCCTCCATCCCGGCGATGAACACGACGGGAAACTCGAGGCCCTTGGCGTTGTGGACGGTCATGAGCGTGACAGCCTGGGCATCGGGGTCGTGGCGATCGACGTCCGTCAGCAACGTTACCTTCTGGAGGAACATGTCGAGCGGCGTCGCGTCCTCCGCCCGATCCTCCTCATCGATGTCCGCGCGAGCGTCGAAGTCCGCTGCGCCGGCAATGAGCTCGTTCACATTCTCGATGCGGTCCGCCCCTTCGGGTCCCTCGTCGCGCAGCGCGTCGATCATGCCGATCTCCGCAATCAGCTTCCCCACCAGCTCGCCGACCCCGATGTGCGCGGCCAGTGCCGTGTAGCGCTGGATCATGCCGGCGAACGCGACGAACGACTGCGCCGCGCCGCCCCGCAGGTCCGGGTGCTCATCGGCGCGCAGTGCGGCCTCGAGCGGGGTCAGTCCCCGCTCCGTCGCCCACTCCATCAGCCTGGCCCGCGATGTGTCGCCTATGCCGCGCCGAGGGTAGTTGATGATGCGGTCGACTGCGCCGGCATCGCGCGGATTCGAGATCAGCCGCAGGTAGGCAAGCGCGTCCATGATCTCGCGCCGCTCGTAGAACCGCGTGCCCCCGACGATCTGGTACGGCAGGTCGCGGCGTCGGAACGCCTCTTCCATCGCGCGTGACTGCGAGTTCGTGCGATAGAGCACCACGAAATCGCGCAACGTCAGGTCCGGGCTGCGCCGGATACGCGCCTCGATCTCGCCGCCTATCCAGTCCGCCTCGTCACGCTCGTCGAGCGTCGATACGATCGTGATCAGGTCACCGGGGCCCGCGTCCGTCCGCAGCGTCTTGCCCTTGCGCTTCGTGTTCTTCGAGATGACCGCATTGGCGGCGTCCAGGATGCGTCCCGTCGAGCGATAGTTCTGCTCGAGGCGGATGATACGCGCGTCGGGGAAATCCTTCTCGAAATCGAGAATGTTGCGTATGTCGGCACCACGCCAGCCATAGATCGACTGGTCGTCGTCACCGACGACCATGAGGTTGCCGGCATCCTCGCCTGCCGTCAGCAGCTGGAGGAAAACGTACTGCGCATGGTTCGTGTCCTGATACTCGTCGACCAGCACGAAC from Longimicrobiales bacterium carries:
- a CDS encoding UvrD-helicase domain-containing protein produces the protein MEAEYLNGLNPEQRIAVEHFEGPILTLAGAGSGKTRVLTTRITHLINEHGVDPSSILAVTFTNKAAAEMRTRIRRLLGREPAGMWVGTFHSIGARLLRRHATRLGWTPNFTIYDADEALRETKRTLERLKHSPKRWNPKAVHGAISSAKNQLVSPSHYEKTAGDHFSRIVAEVYPAYEAALREQNAFDFDDLLVKPVELLREQEEIRLAYRARFSFVLVDEYQDTNHAQYVFLQLLTAGEDAGNLMVVGDDDQSIYGWRGADIRNILDFEKDFPDARIIRLEQNYRSTGRILDAANAVISKNTKRKGKTLRTDAGPGDLITIVSTLDERDEADWIGGEIEARIRRSPDLTLRDFVVLYRTNSQSRAMEEAFRRRDLPYQIVGGTRFYERREIMDALAYLRLISNPRDAGAVDRIINYPRRGIGDTSRARLMEWATERGLTPLEAALRADEHPDLRGGAAQSFVAFAGMIQRYTALAAHIGVGELVGKLIAEIGMIDALRDEGPEGADRIENVNELIAGAADFDARADIDEEDRAEDATPLDMFLQKVTLLTDVDRHDPDAQAVTLMTVHNAKGLEFPVVFIAGMEDGLFPLARAFDEPDTLEEERRLFYVAITRAERKVFISHARTRRRAGEVMPGRPSSFLDPLPSSLTDELTTPALERARHAGETRWSRRDPVAGVGSLGYRDRPRSTGRSPRFEGSDDGVYIDYSDAQEAPRFVKGERVRHPQFGRGVIRDLSGLGQELKATIDFDTIGRKKVVLRYANLQKEL